The proteins below are encoded in one region of Synchiropus splendidus isolate RoL2022-P1 chromosome 13, RoL_Sspl_1.0, whole genome shotgun sequence:
- the LOC128769037 gene encoding plexin domain-containing protein 2-like isoform X1 yields MQHTPRVPAAARQTSVGWSRAVSLFLSDSVWARHRVNRGRWNLGWRRCGASSASCLFTSSRRPTLDHSYYTCRVFAAGGAADLWVDVDQQERSSWRSHGSLSGRLQERVELSFAFPFYGHMLTAVTVAAGGFVYTGETPHPLLSATQYVAPLMADFDPRLSDSSVFYYDNGSALVVQWSQVRLRDDLGLGAFTFQAALLSDGRMVFAYREVPVPISSLDAQHHRVKVGVSDAFVVINALEQIPDARRRTIYEYHKVEVPKRSVSSRGGVELRPRPTCLQFSSCAACASAQIGFNCTWCRRLQRCSSGVDRHRQEWVDHGCPDQRGELGCLQLDSLRTGPHQTTPAATRASDHLSSSGVALGWSSSTEPAPTGAPAPDDSRRGGQQLQVSVLAVVAMVTVVMVAGLLLSLYMYHHPTSSTSIFFMERRPARWPTMTFKRGSRHPAYAEVEAPGADGDGAAVIDPKQCFVMADRRESEQKEGFVVPDQRERFLGPDSC; encoded by the exons ATGCAGCACACGCCGCGCGTGCCAGCTGCGGCTCGTCAAACATCAGTCGGTTGGTCTCGCGCCGTGTCGCTGTTTCTCTCCGACTCTGTTTGGGCTCGTCACCGCGTGAACCGAGGACGATGGAACCTAGGATGGCGCCGCTGCGGCGCGTCCTCTGCCTCGTGTCTCTTCACCTCTTCACGGCGTCCG ACCCTGGaccacagctactacacctgccGCGTCTTCGCCGCCGGAGGTGCTGCAGACTTGTGGGTCGACGTGGATCAGCAGGAgcggagcagctggaggagccaCGGGTCTCTGTCCGGCCGCCTGCAGGAG AGGGTGGAACTGTCCTTCGCCTTTCCCTTCTACGGTCACATGCTGACGGCCGTCACCGTGGCAGCCGGAG GCTTCGTCTACACCGGGGAGACCCCGCACCCCCTGCTGAGCGCCACGCAGTACGTGGCCCCCCTCATGGCCGACTTTGACCCCCGCCTGTCCGACTCCTCTGTGTTCTACTACGATAACG GCTCGGCCCTGGTGGTCCAGTGGAGTCAAGTCCGCCTGCGGGACGACCTGGGTCTGGGCGCCTTCACCTTCCAGGCGGCGCTGCTCAGTGACGGTCGAATGGTCTTTGCCTACCGAGAG GTTCCAGTCCCCATCAGCAGCCTGGATGCCCAGCATCACCGGGTCAAGGTGGGCGTGTCCGACGCCTTCGTGGTGATCAACGCGCTGGAGCAGATTCCCG ACGCTCGCAGGAGAACCATCTACGAGTACCACAAGGTGGAGGTGCCCAAGCGGTCCGTGTCCAGCCGCGGCGGCGTGGAGCTGCGTCCTCGGCCCA CCTGTCTGCAGTTCAGCAGCTGCGCAGCCTGTGCGTCTGCGCAGATCGGCTTCAACTGCACCTGGTGCCGCCGGCTGCAGAG GTGCTCCAGCGGCGTCGACCGTCACCGCCAGGAGTGGGTCGACCACGGCTGCCCGgaccag AGAGGGGAGCTCGGCTGTCTGCAGCTGGACTCCCTCCGGACCGGTCCGCACCAGACCACGCCGGCAGCGACCCGCGCCTCAGACCACCTGAGCTCCTCTGGTGTGGCACTCGGCTGGAGCAGCTCCACGGAGCCCGCACCGACCGGCGCGCCGGCACCAG ACGACAGCAGGCGAGGAggtcagcagctgcaggtcagTGTCCTCGCCGTGGTCGCCATGGTGACGGTGGTCATGGTGGCCGGCCTCCTCCTGTCCCTCTACATGTACCATCATCCCACGTCCAGCACCAGCATCTTCTTCATGGAG CGTCGCCCGGCCCGCTGGCCCACCATGACCTTCAAACGAGGGTCGCGTCACCCGGCGTACGCGGAGGTGGAAGCCCCGGGTGCGGACGGAGACGGCGCCGCGGTCATCGACCCCAAGCAGTGCTTCGTGATGGCCGACAGGAGGGAGAGTGAGCAGAAGGAGGGCTTCGTGGTTCCGGACCAGAGGGAGCGCTTCCTGGGCCCAGACAGCTGCTGA
- the LOC128769035 gene encoding peptidyl-prolyl cis-trans isomerase Fkbp12-like isoform X2 — protein sequence MGVQVETLKPGDGATFPRGGQTVTVHYVGTLTNGQKFDSSRDRGKPFQFKIGQGQVIRGWDEGVAQMSVGQMAKLICSPDYAYGARGFPPLIPANATLVFEVELLSCRD from the exons ATGGGCGTCCAAGTTGAGACCTTAAAGCCAGGCGACG GTGCCACTTTCCCCCGCGGTGGGCAGACGGTCACGGTGCACTACGTCG GCACGCTGACGAACGGCCAGAAGTTCGACTCGTCCAGGGACCGGGGGAAGCCGTTCCAGTTCAAGATCGGACAGGGACAGGTGATCCGCGGCTGGGACGAAGGAGTCGCGCAG ATGAGCGTGGGCCAGATGGCCAAGTTGATCTGCTCCCCTGATTACGCCTACGGAGCCCGCGGCTTCCCGCCTCTCATCCCTGCCAACGCCACGCTGGTCTTcgaagtggagctgctgtcgtGTCGCGATTGA
- the LOC128769035 gene encoding MAM and LDL-receptor class A domain-containing protein 1-like isoform X1: MVWFSAVTQVHSRQSGECVYAVDDVSFVNCEQDFLPPALTNYSCNFEEGLCIWKQAADDDLDWSVRSGPTETPNTGPPADHTSGTGSYLYMESSPPTVKGSVARLKSSPLPPAGEEGYCLSFWYHMSGATVGSLRILLQSTDPWNRTLVWQKSGDQGEEWLLARSHVTLQDVHQVILEATVGGEAGDVAVDDLALASGPCPTSDVCDFEEGSCNWQQETEDDADWIRQSGPTFNPNTGPDSDHTTESPAGHYYYLPSSGADRAGDTAVMSSPLYGEGKGVCVQLWYHMFGAGVGTLNVYQRSENKQRHLVFSRTGDQGEMWRFAQAPLLPDTQPFRLVVEGVKSGPTLEGDMAFDDVRLTDTECPPAGHCDFESNMCGWRNLAGDVDQADWLRGRGASTTLGPSVDHTTNSSQGYYLYVDNSVGEWGTRSLLSGDVLQPSTRGHCLRFWYYMFGDVGTLRVSVNDRQTSASGNKEGLPKWTESGNNGNKWKEASVFITLDQPFWVVFVSLRGKESAGYIALDDVTILPGPCHSEVVSPSGQDPKFVVLIVGLTLLAGLVIVVCLVVVNRKCSSRRSGAVASDRVTVSGSVIDLFSGSRDDTETGVVSFSNSLYDPSARGMSSA, encoded by the exons ATG GTTTGGTTCTCTGCTGTCACTCAAGTGCATTCAAGGCAGTCTGGAGAGTGTGTTTACGCAGTGGATGATGTGTCCTTTGTCAACTGTGAGCAAGACTTTCTCCCTCCCG CTCTGACAAACTACAGCTGCAACTTCGAGGAAGGTCTCTGTATTTGGAAGCAGGCGGCTGATGATGACTTGGACTGGAGCGTCAGGTCTGGCCCCACAGAGACGCCCAACACTGGACCTCCAGCAGACCACACCAGTGGCACAG GGAGTTATCTTTACATGGAGAGCTCTCCACCGACGGTGAAGGGGAGTGTGGCTCGGCTGAAGTCTTCaccgctgccacctgctggcgaGGAAGGATACTGCCTGTCATTTTGGTACCACATGTCCGGCGCCACGGTGGGCTCTCTGAGGATCCTTTTGCAGTCCACCGATCCCTGGAACAGAACTCTg GTGTGGCAAAAGTCGGGAGACCAGGGGGAGGAGTGGCTTCTGGCGCGGAGTCACGTGACCTTGCAGGACGTGCACCAAGTGATTTTGGAGGCCACCGTGGGGGGCGAGGCTGGGGACGTGGCTGTCGATGACCTGGCGCTCGCCAGCGGCCCCTGTCCTACCTCCG aTGTGTGCGACTTTGAGGAGGGGAGCTGTAACTGGCAGCAGGAGACGGAAGATGATGCAGACTGGATCAGACAGTCAGGCCCGACCTTTAACCCCAACACGGGACCAGACAGCGACCACACCACCGAGTCGCCCGCCGGACACTACTACTACCTGCCCTCTTCTGGGGCCGACCGTGCCGGGGACACGGCTGTAATGTCCTCGCCCCTGTACGGCGAGG GGAAAGGAGTTTGCGTGCAGCTGTGGTACCACATGTTTGGCGCCGGTGTCGGGACACTCAACGTTTATCAGCGGAGCGAGAACAAGCAGCGGCATCTGGTTTTCTCTCGCACCGGAGACCAGGGTGAGATGTGGCGGTTTGCTCAGGCACCACTTCTGCCTGACACACAGCCTTTCAGG CTTGTGGTGGAAGGAGTGAAGTCCGGACCGACCCTGGAAGGAGACATGGCCTTCGACGACGTCCGCCTGACTGACACCGAGTGTCCCCCAGCGGGACATTGTGATTTTGAGAGCAACATGTGCGGCTGGAGGAACCTGGCGGGTGACGTGGATCAGGCCGACTGGCTCCGTGGACGAGGCGCGTCCACCACGTTGGGGCCCAGTGTCGATCACACCACCAACTCTTCTCAAG gttACTATCTGTACGTGGACAACTCAGTGGGCGAGTGGGGCACCAGGTCCCTCCTGTCTGGAGATGTGCTCCAGccgtccactagagggcactgtctCAGATTCTGGTACTACATGTTTGGGGATGTTGGAACCCTGCGAGTCTCAGTCAATGACAG acaaaCGAGTGCCAGTGGTAACAAGGAGGGGTTACCAAAGTGGACAGAGTCAGGGAACAATGGGAACAAGTGGAAGGAGGCCAGTGTGTTTATTACACTGGACCAGCCCTTCTGG GTGGTGTTTGTGTCTCTGAGAGGGAAGGAAAGCGCCGGCTACATTGCTCTGGATGACGTCACCATCCTTCCTGGACCCTGCCACTCTGAGGTCGTCTCCCCGTCTGGACAAG ATCCAAAGTTTGTGGTGCTGATCGTGGGCCTCACTCTTCTGGCCGGACTCGTCATCGTGGTCTGCCTGGTGGTGGTCAACAGGAAGTGCTCGTCCAG GAGGAGTGGAGCGGTGGCGAGCGACCGTGTGACCGTGTCGGGCTCAGTGATCGACCTCTTCAGCGGCAGCAGAGAT GACACCGAGACTGGCGTGGTCTCCTTCAGCAACAGTCTGTACGACCCCTCGGCTCGTGGCATGTCAAGCGCATGA
- the LOC128769037 gene encoding plexin domain-containing protein 2-like isoform X3: MQHTPRVPAAARQTSVGWSRAVSLFLSDSVWARHRVNRGRWNLGWRRCGASSASCLFTSSRRPTLDHSYYTCRVFAAGGAADLWVDVDQQERSSWRSHGSLSGRLQERVELSFAFPFYGHMLTAVTVAAGGFVYTGETPHPLLSATQYVAPLMADFDPRLSDSSVFYYDNGSALVVQWSQVRLRDDLGLGAFTFQAALLSDGRMVFAYREVPVPISSLDAQHHRVKVGVSDAFVVINALEQIPDARRRTIYEYHKVEVPKRSVSSRGGVELRPRPTCLQFSSCAACASAQIGFNCTWCRRLQRCSSGVDRHRQEWVDHGCPDQRGELGCLQLDSLRTGPHQTTPAATRASDHLSSSGVALGWSSSTEPAPTGAPAPASPGPLAHHDLQTRVASPGVRGGGSPGCGRRRRRGHRPQAVLRDGRQEGE, from the exons ATGCAGCACACGCCGCGCGTGCCAGCTGCGGCTCGTCAAACATCAGTCGGTTGGTCTCGCGCCGTGTCGCTGTTTCTCTCCGACTCTGTTTGGGCTCGTCACCGCGTGAACCGAGGACGATGGAACCTAGGATGGCGCCGCTGCGGCGCGTCCTCTGCCTCGTGTCTCTTCACCTCTTCACGGCGTCCG ACCCTGGaccacagctactacacctgccGCGTCTTCGCCGCCGGAGGTGCTGCAGACTTGTGGGTCGACGTGGATCAGCAGGAgcggagcagctggaggagccaCGGGTCTCTGTCCGGCCGCCTGCAGGAG AGGGTGGAACTGTCCTTCGCCTTTCCCTTCTACGGTCACATGCTGACGGCCGTCACCGTGGCAGCCGGAG GCTTCGTCTACACCGGGGAGACCCCGCACCCCCTGCTGAGCGCCACGCAGTACGTGGCCCCCCTCATGGCCGACTTTGACCCCCGCCTGTCCGACTCCTCTGTGTTCTACTACGATAACG GCTCGGCCCTGGTGGTCCAGTGGAGTCAAGTCCGCCTGCGGGACGACCTGGGTCTGGGCGCCTTCACCTTCCAGGCGGCGCTGCTCAGTGACGGTCGAATGGTCTTTGCCTACCGAGAG GTTCCAGTCCCCATCAGCAGCCTGGATGCCCAGCATCACCGGGTCAAGGTGGGCGTGTCCGACGCCTTCGTGGTGATCAACGCGCTGGAGCAGATTCCCG ACGCTCGCAGGAGAACCATCTACGAGTACCACAAGGTGGAGGTGCCCAAGCGGTCCGTGTCCAGCCGCGGCGGCGTGGAGCTGCGTCCTCGGCCCA CCTGTCTGCAGTTCAGCAGCTGCGCAGCCTGTGCGTCTGCGCAGATCGGCTTCAACTGCACCTGGTGCCGCCGGCTGCAGAG GTGCTCCAGCGGCGTCGACCGTCACCGCCAGGAGTGGGTCGACCACGGCTGCCCGgaccag AGAGGGGAGCTCGGCTGTCTGCAGCTGGACTCCCTCCGGACCGGTCCGCACCAGACCACGCCGGCAGCGACCCGCGCCTCAGACCACCTGAGCTCCTCTGGTGTGGCACTCGGCTGGAGCAGCTCCACGGAGCCCGCACCGACCGGCGCGCCGGCACCAG CGTCGCCCGGCCCGCTGGCCCACCATGACCTTCAAACGAGGGTCGCGTCACCCGGCGTACGCGGAGGTGGAAGCCCCGGGTGCGGACGGAGACGGCGCCGCGGTCATCGACCCCAAGCAGTGCTTCGTGATGGCCGACAGGAGGGAGAGTGA
- the LOC128769037 gene encoding plexin domain-containing protein 2-like isoform X2 produces MEPRMAPLRRVLCLVSLHLFTASAQDSRTPSQQGAWDRDLPLKEGQNNSRVVTLDHSYYTCRVFAAGGAADLWVDVDQQERSSWRSHGSLSGRLQERVELSFAFPFYGHMLTAVTVAAGGFVYTGETPHPLLSATQYVAPLMADFDPRLSDSSVFYYDNGSALVVQWSQVRLRDDLGLGAFTFQAALLSDGRMVFAYREVPVPISSLDAQHHRVKVGVSDAFVVINALEQIPDARRRTIYEYHKVEVPKRSVSSRGGVELRPRPTCLQFSSCAACASAQIGFNCTWCRRLQRCSSGVDRHRQEWVDHGCPDQRGELGCLQLDSLRTGPHQTTPAATRASDHLSSSGVALGWSSSTEPAPTGAPAPDDSRRGGQQLQVSVLAVVAMVTVVMVAGLLLSLYMYHHPTSSTSIFFMERRPARWPTMTFKRGSRHPAYAEVEAPGADGDGAAVIDPKQCFVMADRRESEQKEGFVVPDQRERFLGPDSC; encoded by the exons ATGGAACCTAGGATGGCGCCGCTGCGGCGCGTCCTCTGCCTCGTGTCTCTTCACCTCTTCACGGCGTCCG CTCAGGACAGCCGGACCcccagccagcagggggcgtgggACCGGGACCTGCCGCTGAAGGAAGGCCAGAACAACTCGCGGGTGGTG ACCCTGGaccacagctactacacctgccGCGTCTTCGCCGCCGGAGGTGCTGCAGACTTGTGGGTCGACGTGGATCAGCAGGAgcggagcagctggaggagccaCGGGTCTCTGTCCGGCCGCCTGCAGGAG AGGGTGGAACTGTCCTTCGCCTTTCCCTTCTACGGTCACATGCTGACGGCCGTCACCGTGGCAGCCGGAG GCTTCGTCTACACCGGGGAGACCCCGCACCCCCTGCTGAGCGCCACGCAGTACGTGGCCCCCCTCATGGCCGACTTTGACCCCCGCCTGTCCGACTCCTCTGTGTTCTACTACGATAACG GCTCGGCCCTGGTGGTCCAGTGGAGTCAAGTCCGCCTGCGGGACGACCTGGGTCTGGGCGCCTTCACCTTCCAGGCGGCGCTGCTCAGTGACGGTCGAATGGTCTTTGCCTACCGAGAG GTTCCAGTCCCCATCAGCAGCCTGGATGCCCAGCATCACCGGGTCAAGGTGGGCGTGTCCGACGCCTTCGTGGTGATCAACGCGCTGGAGCAGATTCCCG ACGCTCGCAGGAGAACCATCTACGAGTACCACAAGGTGGAGGTGCCCAAGCGGTCCGTGTCCAGCCGCGGCGGCGTGGAGCTGCGTCCTCGGCCCA CCTGTCTGCAGTTCAGCAGCTGCGCAGCCTGTGCGTCTGCGCAGATCGGCTTCAACTGCACCTGGTGCCGCCGGCTGCAGAG GTGCTCCAGCGGCGTCGACCGTCACCGCCAGGAGTGGGTCGACCACGGCTGCCCGgaccag AGAGGGGAGCTCGGCTGTCTGCAGCTGGACTCCCTCCGGACCGGTCCGCACCAGACCACGCCGGCAGCGACCCGCGCCTCAGACCACCTGAGCTCCTCTGGTGTGGCACTCGGCTGGAGCAGCTCCACGGAGCCCGCACCGACCGGCGCGCCGGCACCAG ACGACAGCAGGCGAGGAggtcagcagctgcaggtcagTGTCCTCGCCGTGGTCGCCATGGTGACGGTGGTCATGGTGGCCGGCCTCCTCCTGTCCCTCTACATGTACCATCATCCCACGTCCAGCACCAGCATCTTCTTCATGGAG CGTCGCCCGGCCCGCTGGCCCACCATGACCTTCAAACGAGGGTCGCGTCACCCGGCGTACGCGGAGGTGGAAGCCCCGGGTGCGGACGGAGACGGCGCCGCGGTCATCGACCCCAAGCAGTGCTTCGTGATGGCCGACAGGAGGGAGAGTGAGCAGAAGGAGGGCTTCGTGGTTCCGGACCAGAGGGAGCGCTTCCTGGGCCCAGACAGCTGCTGA